The genomic stretch TCGGCTCGGCATCGAGAAAGTGTGCGTGCCGGCGCTCAAGCAAGCGTTCTACCGGAAGAACAAGATGGGGGCGGATTTCTCCTATGAGGAGATCGCCGAGCTCGTTCGGGCATATCCGGGGCGGATCGTAGGATTGGCGGGCATCAATCCCTTCGAGCGCATGGCGGGCGTGCGGCGACTCGAGTATGCTGTCCGGGAATATGGATTTCGGGGCGCGCACATTCATCCCTATGGCTTTGGTTTACCGCTCAACGCTGCCGAATGGTATCCCTTCTACGCCAAGTGCGCGGAGCTGGACATCCCGATTGTGATTCAGACCGGTCATTCGGCCGAATTCATGCCGAGCGCTTGTGGTCGTCCGATCCTCCTCGATGATGTCGCCCTCTATTTTCCCGAACTGCGTTTGGTCGCCGCCCATACGGGATGGCCATGGGTGGAGGAGCTGATCGCCTTAGCGTGGAAGCATCCGAACGTGTACATCGCCGTCAGCGGGCACGCTCCTCGGTATTGGGATAAGTCGCTCGTTCATTTCCTCAATTCGCGCGGCATTGGGAAGGTCATGTGGGGGACGGATTACCCGCTCATCCTGCATGAAGAGAGCCTCACGCAGATAGAGCAACTTGGGTTGAAGCCTGAGGCGAAACAAGCGCTCCTACGGGATACGGCCGTGAAGGTCTTCAAGTTCGAGGAGTGAGCGATGTCCGATTATCGCTTCCTGACGATCGCGCGGGCCGATGGCGTGGCCGAGGTGATCGTGTGTAAGCCGCCGAAGAATACATTGGATCCGGAGCTATACGAGGAACTCGTTCGGGTGAGTGCGGAATTAGAGACGGATGAAGAGACGCGCGCCATCGTCTTCGCCAGTGGCGTGGAGGACATCTTCATCGCCGGCGCGGACATCAAGCAGATGGCCGAGTATCGGTTCGAGCGAGAGCCGCTCGAGCGGAAGATCGAACTGGTGCATGCGACCTTCAACCACATCGAACGTCTCTCCAAACCGACCATCGCGGCCATCACCGGGCATGCGCTGGGCGGGGGGTGCGAACTGGCACTGGCCTTAGACTTTCGCTTCATGTCCAGGGGAACGCCGCGCATTGGGCTTCCGGAGATTCGGCTAGGCATCCTCCCAGGAGGGGGGGGGACGCAGCGTCTCCCGCGGTTGATCGGCCGCGCGCGCGCCGCAGAGCTGATCATGACGGGGGAGCTGGTGGACGCCGATCGAGCGGAAGCCATTGGGCTGATCACGCGGGCGTGCGAGCCGGAGCGCACGCGTGAGGAAGCACGCGCATTCGCGCACCGTCTGGCGGCTCAAGCTCCTGTGGCTCTGCGCGCGATCAAACGCTGTTTGGTCGAGTCGACAGAGGTGACATTGGCGGAGGGATTGGAGATCGAGAAGCGATATTGCCTGCATGCGCTCCTCTCTGAAGACGCGCGGGAGGGGATCGCCGCTTTCCTCGAAAAACGTCTTCCTCGGTGGAAAGGACGATGAAACGGGTCGCAATCATCGGAGCCACGCAGACGCGATTTGAGGCTCGAAAGGCCTCGCTCGCGTTTAACGAACTGGTCTATGGGGTTGTCCGGGAGCTGCTCGACCGCACGGAGATCTCGATGCACGAGATCGAGAGCATGGTGACGGCCTCGCAAGACGCTTACGATGGGAAGACCATCTCTGGGATGGCCATCAATGAAGTCGTGGGCGCTTACTTGAAATCTGAGGCGAAAGTCGCGGCCGATGGTCTTCAGGCGTTGCTCTATGGAGTCGCGCGCGTCCTCTCCGGCGAGTTCGACCTGACGCTCGTCGTCGCCCACTGCAAAGAATCTGTGGGGCAGCCGTCGGCGATCACCGGGCTCATGTTCGATCCTTTTGTTCAACGGCCCCTGGGGCTTGATGAATTGACGGCCGCGGCGCTTCAAGCGCGCCGCTACTGCCGGAAGCGAGGACTCGCGCCGGAAGATGTCGCGCTCGTCTCCGTGAAAGCCCATCGTCACGCGCTCAAGAATCCGTATGCCCTGCGAGCCGGAACGTTCACTGTGGAGGATGTGCTGGCCTCGCCTATTTTGGCCGATCCCATCCACGAGCTGGAGGCAGCGCCACGTTCCGATGGTGCGTGTGCCCTGCTCTTGGCGAGCGAGGAGCGAGCGCGTCAGCTCACGGACTGTCCGGTATATGTTGTCGGCGTTGGGAATTGCACCGACGCCTATTGGACGGAGCGCGACGTGGCCGAGGCTGATGCGCTTCGGGAAGCTGCGCGGCGCGCCTATGCCATGGCGGACATTAACGATCCCGCCCACGAGATTGACGTCGTGGAGATCTCGGCACGGTATGCGCATGAAGAGCTGATGGCCATTGAGGCGCTCGGCCTCCATCCTGCGCCGGTGGAGTTGATCGCGCAAGAACGGGCTGGGTTCATCAACCCTTCTGGAGGGCCGCTCTGTGGGAATCCGCCGACCGTCAGTGGACTCGCTCGCGCTATCGAGGCCTACTGGCAATTGAGCGGAGAGGCGGGGGAGCGTCAAATCGAAGGGGCGCGCGTGGCCTTGGCTCACGGCGCTGGTGGTATCTGTGGTCAAAATCAAACGGTAGTGATCCTGAGACGGGAGTGAACGGGTATGCCGCGACGCGTCGCCATCATCGCCACGGGACAGACCAAGCATGCGGCGCGACGGCTGGATGTGAACATCCGCGAGTTGATCTCTGAGGCCGTCATCCGCGCGCTGCAAGATGCCGATCTGACAATGCAGCAGATCGACGCTGTGCTGCTCAGCAACATGGAGCCGTTCGAGGGGTTCCTCTTTCCCGAGCTGTGGGCCGTCGAAGGGTGGGGGGGATACATGAAGCCCTCGGTGAAGTTCAATACGGGAGGGACGGTGGGGACGACGACGGCCATCGCGGCGTATTACTATGTCGCCAGCGGGATCTACGACGTGGTGATGGCCATCGGATTTCAGAAACAATCCGAGGGACATACGCAAACGGCCATCACGACCGTGGGCGACCCCATCTGGGAACGATCGATCATGGCTGGGGCGATTGGGAATTTCGCCGTCATGGCGACGACCTACATGCACGAGAGCGGAGTGACTGAAGAACAAGCGGCAAAAGCGGCCGTCAAGGCACGGCGCAACGCATGTCTCAACGAGTACGCCCATTTGCAGATGCCTGATATCACGGTCGAGGACGTCTTGAAGTCGGAGATGCTCGCCTATCCGGTGAAGCGGCTCGATATGTGTCCGCAGTCGGATGGGGCGGTGGCCGTCATCTTCGCCGAAGAGTCGAAGGCGCAACGGCTGTGTCCGCGTCCAGCCTGGGTCAAGGCCGTCGCGACAGCGCACGAACAGCAGTACATGGGGGATAGCCCCAAACGCTTGGCCGAGATGCGGAGTTTGATCGCAGCGTCGCGTCGCGCCTATCAAGCGGCGGGGATTACGAACCCACGCAAAGAGCTCGATGTCGCCGAGATCTACGAGGTCGCCTCCTTCGCGGAGTTGGCCATGTACGAGAACCTTGGCTTCTGCGAACGTGGTGAAGGTGGAAAGCTCATAGATATGGGCGTCACGGAGCTCACTGGGGAGTTGCCGGTGAATCCTTCCGGAGGCGTCATGTCCACGAATCCCATTGGGGCCACGGCGCTCATTCGCGTCGCCGAGGCGGCTTTGCAGATCATGGGGAAAGCCGGGCGGCGGCAGGTCGAAGGAGCGCGGATGGCATTGGCGACAGGCTATGGGGGGAATGCGTGGACCGATATTATGATTCTGAGTCGGGAGAAACCATGAGTGGGGAATCGCCGAAGCTTCAGTCAGGAGAAACCGTGAGTGAGGAATCGCCGATGCTTCGCGTCGAGTTCTTTCTGAACACCGAATATCACTACGCGGTCGGTCACTACGGAACGCGATTCTTCACCGAGCTGCGCGATCACGCGCGGATCATGGGAATGCGGTGCCCGGAGTGCGGACGCGTGTATATTCCGCCGCGGCCTGTATGCGGCATCTGCTATCGTGAGCTGCAGGAGTGGGTCGAAGTCGGCCCGGAGGGGACGATCGTCGGTTGGACTGTCGTGCGCATCCCGTTCATTGACCCGATGACGGGGGAGCAGCGCCCCGTCCCCTATGGGTTCGCCATTATCCGATTGGATGGCGCTTCGACGAGTCTCTATCACTTTCTAGATGAAACCGACGAGAGTAAGATTGCCGTCGGGAAACGCGTGCGCGCCGTCTTCCGCGAACAACGTGAAGGATCATTGCGAGACATATTGTATTTTCGTCTCCTTGAGGACTGAGATGAGCGAATGGGTTGTTCATCAGAGGATTCGCATCCCCTTCGAATATACGGCAGGTCGGACGATATCGCGCTTCCTCATGGGACTGGCTGAGCGTCGCATTTGGGCGACGCGATGTGGAGAGTGCGGGCGCGTGTACGTCCCGCCCCTCGGATTCTGCGGGCGATGCTGGCGGGAGATCGCGGAATGGCGCGAGTTGCCGGATGAGGGGGAGTTGGTGAGCTACACGGTGCGCCCAATAGAACCGCCGGTGATTCTCGGCCTGATTCGACTGGATGGCGCGGATACTCATCTCGTGCATCGTCTGGGAGAGGTGGAGCCGACCGAGCTGGAGCAAGTGGTCCGCGTTCGCGCCGTATGGCGCCAGGAGCGCACAGGGAGCATCTTGGACATCGTCTATTTCGCTCCCGTCAGGTGATCGGCTCTTCGGAGAAGGAGGGATCCAGCGATGGACTTCGGATTCACGGAGGAACAGCTACAAATCAAAAAAGCTGTGCGGGAATTCGCCCTTCGGGAGATCGCGCCTTATGTAGCCGCGTATGATCAGGAGGAGCGCTTCCCCGTTGAGATCGTCAGGAAGGCGGCGGCGCAGGGGTACATGGGGGGCGTCGTCCCGGTCGAGTATGGAGGGGCTGGGTTGGACCATGTCACCTATGCGCTCCTCATCGAGGAGATCTCGCGCGTGTGTCAGATCATCGGCTGTGCGCTCTCCTTCCCGAGCGGTCTGGCCGGTTCGGCGATCCTCCGCTATGGGACGGAGGAACAGAAGCAGAAGTATCTGAAGCCTCTTGCGCAGGGCGAGGTGTTCGCCTCCGTGGCACTTACCGAACCGGGATCCGGTACGGACGTCGGCGCCATGCGCACGACATGCCGACGGGATGGAAAATACTACGTCCTCAACGGGGCGAAAGCATGGATCAGCTTCCTCGATGTGTGTGGTTGGGTGCTGACGTTCGCCACGCTTGATCGGAGTCTCAGGCATAAGGGAATTTGCGCGTTCATCGTCGAGCGAGGGACACCGGGAATGACGCTCCGCCCGTACAAACACAAACTGGGATTTCGACCGCTCTGCACCGGCGAAGTCGTCTTCGAGGACTGTCGGGTGCCGGTCGAGAATCGAATTGGCGAGGAGGGCGAGGGCTTTCGCGTCGCCATGTGCGCGGTGGAGAACGGGCGGTTGGGAGTGGCTGCGCGCGCTGTCGGGATGGCCCAAGCGTGTTTGGACGAAGTTCTTACGTACGCGCGCGAGCGCGTGGTCTTCGGTCAACCCATTGGGAAGTTCCAGCTCGTGCAATCCAAGATCACTGACATGGTCGTAGGGATCGAGAGCGCGCGCTATCTGACGTATCGGTTAGCGTGGCTCAAAGACCGCGGGGTGCCCGATGTGCGCCGCGAGGCTTCGATCGCCAAGATGGTGGCGACGGATGTGGCGCTGATGGCCGCGACGCATGCCGTCCAGATCTTCGGCGCTTACGGGTGCTCGGCCGAATATCCCGTCAGTCGGTACTATCGCGACGCCAAGGTCTTCCAGATCGTCGAAGGGGTCAACGAGCTACACCGCGTGCTCATCGCTGAATACGCATTGGGCTATCGGTAGGGAGAGGAAGCGTCATATGGCGAAATATGATGTCGTCATCATCGGGGCTGGGGCGGCTGGATTAACAGCCGGCGCGCTCTTGGCCAAGTTCGGGAAGAAAGTGCTCCTCATCGAACGCGATGTCCATTTGGGCGGGCGCGCCATGGCCATTCCGTATGAGGGGTATCGGCTCAACCTCGGCGGGCATTTGCTCGAGGATAGTGGTTCGGGCCTCACCCGCATCTTCGAATTCCTCGGGAAGCGGCTCGAACACGGCGTCGTCAACCAAGGACTTCCTTTCTGGGATAACAGTGCGGGGCGGTGGCGGCCCATCCAGGAGCGATACCGAGTGGACAAGGGCGAGTTGAAGAAAGTGATCCGCATTTTATGCGAGACCGAATTCGAAGCGTTCGATCGGTACGATCATCTGCCGCTTCGCGCGTGGCTTTTGGAACACACGCGCAGCGAGGGGATCATCGAGCTGTTCGAGTACATCGCCATGGCCGAATGTCTTACGGAGAAATGGTACGATCATTCGGCTAGCGATAACCTCTACGTTCGCAAGATGCACTATCAGGAGAAGCAGACGGCCGGGTACTCCTTCTGGCCCGTCGGCGGATGGGACGGGATGTTTCACACGCTCGCCGATGCGGTACGCGAGTACGGCGGAGAGATCCGGCTTCAGACGCGCGCGCATCGCGTCGTGATCGAGAACGGTCGAGTCGTGGCTGTCGCGCTCGAACCGGTTCGGAAAGCGATTCCGACGGAAGCCTTCAACCTGGAATACGTGGAGACGGAGACCGTCATCTGCACATTGCCCGTGTGGAATGTCTTGGACGTGGTGTGGGAGCAAGACCTGCCCGATTGGTACGTGGCGCAGGTGAAACTCTTGGCGCAGGATCAGTTCCGTGTCTGTTGGTTGGGCTTCTACGTTGCCTGCCATGAGCCGATCTACACGGGCACGTCGCTCACGGAGCTGGCCGTGTGGTTTGAGGCGCCTTACAGCCGCTTGCCCGGATGGGCATTCCTGGTCTCAGGAATGGATCCGACGACGGCTCCCGAAGGGAAGCATCTGTTCAATTGCGGGTTTGCGTTTCAAGGGATACGGGATCGGGAATGGATCGAACGGAAGTTCGCGGAGGCCGAGCGCGACTTAGCGGCCATGTATCCCAGTACGTTCACGGCGAAGAACATCATTTGGAAGAAGCGCCACCTGGTGGCGTATCCGCCGTTCGGCGTCATCCAAAAGCCGTGCTTAGTCGGTCGGTATCGGCCTGATCATCGAGCGCCGAACGTCGAAGGCCTGTTCTTCGCCTCGGAGACCTTTCGCTCGCGGGGGATCGGCGTGGATCGCGCCGCGCGGGCTGCCTTGACCTGCGTCGAAGAAATCTTGGGCTTTCGCATTCCGGAGTTCAAGAATTCCTGGCACTATTGAGCAAACGGATCGCTATGGGTTTGGAACGGAGATCGCTTGTCCTTGACGAACAGGAAGCGGCCTCATGGATTCGCGATGGGATGACGATCGCCATTGGGGGGTTCATTAACTCGAGCCATCCGATGGCGATCGTTCGTCAGATCATCCGGCGCGGGGTGAAGAATCTCACTGTCGTCGGGCCAGCTTCCGGTGGCTTGGATTTGGATCTGCTCATTGGAGCCGGGTGCGTCCGGAGACTCGTGACGGCTTACATGGGGGGCGAGCACTATTGTCCGGTCGCTCCGATGTTTCGCGCGGCCGTCGAACGTGGGGAGTTGGACGTGTGGGAGTGCGATGAAGGAATGTACTACTGCGCCTTACGCGCAGCGGCGCAGCGCCTGCCCTTCACGCCGTGGAAGGCTGGGATCGGCACCTCCTTTCCCGAGGTCAATCCCGATATCAAGGTCTTCAGTGATCCGATCACAGGCGAGCCGCTTCTCGCCATCCCGGCCATCAAACCCGACATCGCCATCATCTACGCCGCTCACGCTGATCCTTATGGGAATGTCCAACACATTGGCACGGGGTTCGGGGATCGTGCCCTCTGGCGCGCGGCAGATCGGACGATCGTCCAGGTCGAGCGCATCATCCCTAACGAGGAGGTGCGGAAGAATCCGCTGGCGACATCACTCTATGGCGTGGATGCCATTGTGCGCGCGCCCTACGGGTCGCATCCATTCGCTGCGCCGGGCTACTACATCGAGGACGCTGAGCATTTGCGCGAGTACGTCGCTGCGGCGACAGCCTATGCCAAGCATGGCGATCGTGGCCCCTTCGAGGCGTATCTCCGCAAGTATGTCCTGGATCCCGAGACGCACGCCGATTATCTGGAGGTCATCGGCATCAAACGCCTCATCTCTCTGCACGAGTACTAGGCCATGGCGCGAGAATCCGCGAGGGACTTCACGACCAAAGAATTGATCGCGACCTTTATCGCCCGTCAGGTACGCGATGGCGAGCGCGTGGCCGTTGGAGCGGGACTCCATGTGCCGCGCGCGGGGATTTTGCTGGCGCATCTGCTCTATTGTCCCAACGTCCGGCTCTATATGGTCATGACGTTCACGAACGTCCTCAAGGAGCCGCGGATGGAGCCTTTCTACACGGTGACCGATTTCCGGCCGGCGAAGTGGGCCGAAGCCTATGTCCTGCACGACGATTTCCAGGAGAATCCGCGCTTGGTCTCCAACATGTTCGTCGTCGGAGCGCTTCAGATTGATCCCTACGGGAATTCGAATCTCATCGGCGTTGGCAAGGACTATCGGCGCCTGACGTTTCGCGGACCCGGGGCCGTCGGCACCACCTCGATGGCGCATTATGTGGATCGCTACTACCTCTACGTTCAATCTCACGATCGTCGTATCTTCGTCGAGAAATGCGACTTCGTCTCGACAGTGGGATGGGGTGAAGGAGGGGCCGAGGGCCGCCGGCGACTGGGCCTTCCCGACAACGGACCTCTCTATTGCATCACGCCGTTGTGCATCATGGACTTCGAGCCGCAGACCAAACGGATGCGTCTCCAATCGGTCCATCCTGGTGTGACCGTGGATGACGTGGTGCAAAACACGGGATTCGAGCTGATCATCCCAGAGGTCGTGCCGGAGACTGAGCCCCCGACGGCGGAGGAGTTACGGGTGCTGCGCGAGCGCATTGACGTGGAGGGAATGTTGCGGACATGAGCCTGAAGCTCTTGGAGCCCATCACGTTCAGCGGCCTGCGCGTGAAGAACCGTATCGTCATGCCCCCGATGGGGATGGGATATGCGCATGAAGATGGTACGGTCTCGGATCGCGTGATCCGATATTATCTGCGGCGGGCCCAAAGTGGCGTCGGCATGATCGTGGTCGAGAATTGCATCGTAGACCCCGATGTCGTCGGCGTGGGACCTGAGTTGCGCATCCACGACGATCGGTACATCGAGGGGCTGCGGCGGCTCGTGGCCGCGCTCAAGCCGTACGAGGTCGTCGTGGGGTTGCAATTGAATCACATGGGGCGGCAAACGACGCTCGGCACACCGATCGCTCCTTCGCCGATCCCGATCTCCCCCAAGGGGCCGATCCCGCGAGTGCTCACTCCGGAGGAGATTCGGTTCGTGGTGGAGGAATTCGTGGAAGGAGCGCGACGCGCGCGCGAGGCGGGATTTGACTTCGTGGAGTTGCATGGCGCGCATGGATACCTGATCTGCGAGTTCCTCTCGCCGGCGTCGAATCGTCGTGACGACGAGTACGGCGGCTCTTTGGAAGGGCGACTCCGATTTCTGCTGGAGATCATCGCCGGAATTCAGGAACGAGTGGGAACGGATTTCCCCATTCAGGTTCGGATCTCGGGGCAGGAGTATGTGTCCGATGGTTTGACGCTCGCGGAGACGCGGGAGATCGCCCGGCGTCTGGAGCAAGCCGGCGTCAGTTCGATCAGCGTTTCGGCGGGGAATTGGCAGACGCTGCATTACATCATGGCGCCCATGTTCATGCCCAAGGGGTATCTCGCCGAAGATGCCGGGGCGATCAAATCCGCCGTGCGCATTCCCGTCATCGCCGTCGGTCGCTTGCACGATGTAGAGGTAGCCGAGCGCGTCCTGCAGGAGGGGAAGGCTGATCTCATCGCCGTCGGACGCGGCCTCATCGCCGATCCCGAATGGGCGAAGAAGGTGATCGAAAATCGCATCGAGGATATTCGCCCGTGCATCTCCTGCAACTATTGCGTGGACTTCGTCTCGCGGGCGCTGGAGGCGCGCTGCACTGTGAATGCCGAACTGGGGGAGGAGTTCGTCTTTCAGATCCGGCCGGCGCGGCAGCGCAAGCGTATCCTCATCATCGGCGGAGGACCGGCCGGACTCGAGGCCGCGCGCGTGGCTGCTGAGCGTGGGCATGAGGTGTGGCTCTTCGAGAAGGAGAGGCGCTTGGGCGGAAAGCTCCATGTCTCAGCCGCCGCTCCATCGAAGAAAGAGATCCACCGATTCACGGAGTATTTGATTCGCCAGATTGAAAGGCACCATGTTCGGGTCGAACTCGGTGTGACGCTCGCACGCGAGGAGTTGCTGGGGATGCACCCCGATGTCGTCGTCTTGGCGACGGGGAGTGTACCGATGATTCCGCCGCTCTCGGGAGCCGATCTCCCGATAGTGGCGATCGCCGAGGAGGTATTGCTCGGTCGTACTTCGGTTGGCCGTCGTGTGGTGATCGTTGGAGGAGGAGGGACCGGGTGC from Blastocatellia bacterium encodes the following:
- a CDS encoding amidohydrolase family protein, whose product is MKGAIDVWCNPFTPSGIKHLFLDNEEVYFMMGIQWGRAANMKGYEPREFIAMMDRLGIEKVCVPALKQAFYRKNKMGADFSYEEIAELVRAYPGRIVGLAGINPFERMAGVRRLEYAVREYGFRGAHIHPYGFGLPLNAAEWYPFYAKCAELDIPIVIQTGHSAEFMPSACGRPILLDDVALYFPELRLVAAHTGWPWVEELIALAWKHPNVYIAVSGHAPRYWDKSLVHFLNSRGIGKVMWGTDYPLILHEESLTQIEQLGLKPEAKQALLRDTAVKVFKFEE
- a CDS encoding enoyl-CoA hydratase-related protein, with protein sequence MSDYRFLTIARADGVAEVIVCKPPKNTLDPELYEELVRVSAELETDEETRAIVFASGVEDIFIAGADIKQMAEYRFEREPLERKIELVHATFNHIERLSKPTIAAITGHALGGGCELALALDFRFMSRGTPRIGLPEIRLGILPGGGGTQRLPRLIGRARAAELIMTGELVDADRAEAIGLITRACEPERTREEARAFAHRLAAQAPVALRAIKRCLVESTEVTLAEGLEIEKRYCLHALLSEDAREGIAAFLEKRLPRWKGR
- a CDS encoding thiolase family protein, producing the protein MKRVAIIGATQTRFEARKASLAFNELVYGVVRELLDRTEISMHEIESMVTASQDAYDGKTISGMAINEVVGAYLKSEAKVAADGLQALLYGVARVLSGEFDLTLVVAHCKESVGQPSAITGLMFDPFVQRPLGLDELTAAALQARRYCRKRGLAPEDVALVSVKAHRHALKNPYALRAGTFTVEDVLASPILADPIHELEAAPRSDGACALLLASEERARQLTDCPVYVVGVGNCTDAYWTERDVAEADALREAARRAYAMADINDPAHEIDVVEISARYAHEELMAIEALGLHPAPVELIAQERAGFINPSGGPLCGNPPTVSGLARAIEAYWQLSGEAGERQIEGARVALAHGAGGICGQNQTVVILRRE
- a CDS encoding thiolase family protein; protein product: MPRRVAIIATGQTKHAARRLDVNIRELISEAVIRALQDADLTMQQIDAVLLSNMEPFEGFLFPELWAVEGWGGYMKPSVKFNTGGTVGTTTAIAAYYYVASGIYDVVMAIGFQKQSEGHTQTAITTVGDPIWERSIMAGAIGNFAVMATTYMHESGVTEEQAAKAAVKARRNACLNEYAHLQMPDITVEDVLKSEMLAYPVKRLDMCPQSDGAVAVIFAEESKAQRLCPRPAWVKAVATAHEQQYMGDSPKRLAEMRSLIAASRRAYQAAGITNPRKELDVAEIYEVASFAELAMYENLGFCERGEGGKLIDMGVTELTGELPVNPSGGVMSTNPIGATALIRVAEAALQIMGKAGRRQVEGARMALATGYGGNAWTDIMILSREKP
- a CDS encoding Zn-ribbon domain-containing OB-fold protein; amino-acid sequence: MSEESPMLRVEFFLNTEYHYAVGHYGTRFFTELRDHARIMGMRCPECGRVYIPPRPVCGICYRELQEWVEVGPEGTIVGWTVVRIPFIDPMTGEQRPVPYGFAIIRLDGASTSLYHFLDETDESKIAVGKRVRAVFREQREGSLRDILYFRLLED
- a CDS encoding Zn-ribbon domain-containing OB-fold protein translates to MSEWVVHQRIRIPFEYTAGRTISRFLMGLAERRIWATRCGECGRVYVPPLGFCGRCWREIAEWRELPDEGELVSYTVRPIEPPVILGLIRLDGADTHLVHRLGEVEPTELEQVVRVRAVWRQERTGSILDIVYFAPVR
- a CDS encoding acyl-CoA dehydrogenase family protein — translated: MDFGFTEEQLQIKKAVREFALREIAPYVAAYDQEERFPVEIVRKAAAQGYMGGVVPVEYGGAGLDHVTYALLIEEISRVCQIIGCALSFPSGLAGSAILRYGTEEQKQKYLKPLAQGEVFASVALTEPGSGTDVGAMRTTCRRDGKYYVLNGAKAWISFLDVCGWVLTFATLDRSLRHKGICAFIVERGTPGMTLRPYKHKLGFRPLCTGEVVFEDCRVPVENRIGEEGEGFRVAMCAVENGRLGVAARAVGMAQACLDEVLTYARERVVFGQPIGKFQLVQSKITDMVVGIESARYLTYRLAWLKDRGVPDVRREASIAKMVATDVALMAATHAVQIFGAYGCSAEYPVSRYYRDAKVFQIVEGVNELHRVLIAEYALGYR
- a CDS encoding FAD-dependent oxidoreductase; this translates as MAKYDVVIIGAGAAGLTAGALLAKFGKKVLLIERDVHLGGRAMAIPYEGYRLNLGGHLLEDSGSGLTRIFEFLGKRLEHGVVNQGLPFWDNSAGRWRPIQERYRVDKGELKKVIRILCETEFEAFDRYDHLPLRAWLLEHTRSEGIIELFEYIAMAECLTEKWYDHSASDNLYVRKMHYQEKQTAGYSFWPVGGWDGMFHTLADAVREYGGEIRLQTRAHRVVIENGRVVAVALEPVRKAIPTEAFNLEYVETETVICTLPVWNVLDVVWEQDLPDWYVAQVKLLAQDQFRVCWLGFYVACHEPIYTGTSLTELAVWFEAPYSRLPGWAFLVSGMDPTTAPEGKHLFNCGFAFQGIRDREWIERKFAEAERDLAAMYPSTFTAKNIIWKKRHLVAYPPFGVIQKPCLVGRYRPDHRAPNVEGLFFASETFRSRGIGVDRAARAALTCVEEILGFRIPEFKNSWHY
- a CDS encoding acyl CoA--acetate/3-ketoacid CoA transferase subunit alpha, translating into MERRSLVLDEQEAASWIRDGMTIAIGGFINSSHPMAIVRQIIRRGVKNLTVVGPASGGLDLDLLIGAGCVRRLVTAYMGGEHYCPVAPMFRAAVERGELDVWECDEGMYYCALRAAAQRLPFTPWKAGIGTSFPEVNPDIKVFSDPITGEPLLAIPAIKPDIAIIYAAHADPYGNVQHIGTGFGDRALWRAADRTIVQVERIIPNEEVRKNPLATSLYGVDAIVRAPYGSHPFAAPGYYIEDAEHLREYVAAATAYAKHGDRGPFEAYLRKYVLDPETHADYLEVIGIKRLISLHEY
- a CDS encoding FAD-dependent oxidoreductase; the protein is MSLKLLEPITFSGLRVKNRIVMPPMGMGYAHEDGTVSDRVIRYYLRRAQSGVGMIVVENCIVDPDVVGVGPELRIHDDRYIEGLRRLVAALKPYEVVVGLQLNHMGRQTTLGTPIAPSPIPISPKGPIPRVLTPEEIRFVVEEFVEGARRAREAGFDFVELHGAHGYLICEFLSPASNRRDDEYGGSLEGRLRFLLEIIAGIQERVGTDFPIQVRISGQEYVSDGLTLAETREIARRLEQAGVSSISVSAGNWQTLHYIMAPMFMPKGYLAEDAGAIKSAVRIPVIAVGRLHDVEVAERVLQEGKADLIAVGRGLIADPEWAKKVIENRIEDIRPCISCNYCVDFVSRALEARCTVNAELGEEFVFQIRPARQRKRILIIGGGPAGLEAARVAAERGHEVWLFEKERRLGGKLHVSAAAPSKKEIHRFTEYLIRQIERHHVRVELGVTLAREELLGMHPDVVVLATGSVPMIPPLSGADLPIVAIAEEVLLGRTSVGRRVVIVGGGGTGCDVAEYLLHRGHEITIVELLSHIGRGIEAITRRWLYYEFKEAGVQLLTRHRIARIEEGRAVVVDERDQERILPCDSVVLAMGYRPSDEMAFCLEEDFPVPVYRIGDCVRPGTILDAVAQGAHLAAKL